A genomic window from Camelus ferus isolate YT-003-E chromosome X, BCGSAC_Cfer_1.0, whole genome shotgun sequence includes:
- the CCNB3 gene encoding G2/mitotic-specific cyclin-B3 has translation MPLPVPPQCSKPEAKKSQSSKIVPSDHGTSQKRGENCQTKRSPSSPLGPLKKRSAFEDLTNAFQSQPAQPKKEANNEFVKDISKKTNRNTPACELAKNKMNVKRYKLEPSPVVVSPTMVPNIIDKPLIPEISTISKTPTTEEASLLKKPFVLKEKPTTENTTLIKRSLSLKKCTNQGEVALFEEPLSLLEETESDVVESMIFGKNHKAGEAAIIKRTLSLMNMSTHQEKQSCSEEFLTLVDISDEEDFFPVEPTNSMKKPKTEEATPTEKLLSLKKKCSTKGEISCMKNPLVLQKTTSDEKSLTKELLSFRRKPTTEKKPLFQKPPALQEKHTTEQEVSIFEKSLVLQEEIDTEEDSLFEEPLAFKKQPTTKKTLIFRQLCLKKNYTIQRKIPHSMSPLVFQKTTSGEEAPIKESLSLRKKPTTKEESFFQELSVSQGMHTTDGEVTLLKEPWALQEEKDSEDEFLMEQISFRKKCTTKEATLSKKPLPLKEKCTTHGKVYHFKKSLVLQTITSEEKSFVKEPLSFQKKPIPKESLFQEPSVLQEKHTTQEEESTLKKPLVLQKTPTFGKESLLKEPLAFKKHTIEEATSTKKPLPLKEKCTTHGKVCHFMKPPVLQTVTSEEKSFIKEPLSFKKEPTTEEESLVKEQLALQEKHTTQEDVAVLKKPWAFEENIDGKDEFLMEPVSFWKKHTTNVADCANEPLSLKKKKCITQIMAPICQELLDLQNVVAEGKGSFSMESVSFQKKSSTDEAVLTKTPLSLKNKQIAQGKMFLLKKPLITEKTTPEKESLSKKLLFLKKKSTTEEEFLFQDPSVLKEKPTTLQDVSHSKKPLTLQEKITTEEESYIKEPLTLEEKPTTEEEFPFQEPFSPHVKPTNNGEALLCKALTLENKTDTKEGSLKKLLTLQEESTTEEESLFKKPLFLKEELSTEVSTSTERQLSLKKKPTAQGEVLLLKEQLALQEDITSEEESLIKQPQALQEKPSIEKETILRESLDLQENPRSKETLIKEPLALQENLTHKEDTSLKDFLILQVETSPHVSTTAPEARTGMPSTVTMFNVGKFSTMSKSSACESSSSKLFSPQDKKSQKEMTPLEDTDKDHNDPHFNSVYAKDIFNYTKEREEKFILKKYMNRQTDINSDMRAILVDWLVEVQITFEMSHETLYLAVKFVDHYLMEVICKKDKLQLLGATAFLIAAKFEESCPQYVDDFLYICEDIYKRDEMLAMEISILQTLKFDVNIPIAYHFLRRYARCVHASMKTLTLSRFICEMTLQEYDYIEERASKLAAGSFLLALYMEKLGHWAPTLEYYSGYKTSDLHPLVRQLNALLTSCSCNKLKTVHSKYSHQVFFEVTKIPPLDPSKLEEILNCC, from the exons GTATAAACTGGAACCCTCACCAGTAGTAGTCTCACCCACCATGGTACCAAATATTATAGACAAACCACTCATTCCGGAGATATCTACCATCTCCAAAACACCCACTACTGAAGAGGCATCTCTTCTCAAAAAgccatttgttttaaaagaaaaacccacTACTGAGAATACAACCCTCATCAAGAGGTCATTATCTTTAAAGAAGTGCACAAATCAGGGGGAGGTGGCCCTCTTTGAGGAGCCACTATCCTTGCTGGAGGAGACTGAGAGTGATGTTGTAGAGTCAATGATTTTTGGGAAGAATCATAAAGCTGGGGAGGCAGCCATTATCAAGAGGACATTATCCTTAATGAATATGTCCACACATCAGGAGAAGCAGTCCTGTTCAGAGGAATTTTTGACCTTGGTGGACATCAGTGATGAAGAGGATTTTTTCCCTGTGGAGCCCACAAACTCTATGAAGAAGCCTAAAACTGAGGAGGCAACCCCCACCGAGAAGCtgttatctttaaagaaaaagtgttcCACTAAGGGGGAGATATCCTGTATGAAGAATCCACTGGTGTTGCAGAAGACCACCTCTGATGAGAAGTCACTCACTAAGGAGCTGTTGTCTTTTAGGAGAAAGCCTACCACTGAGAAGAAACCCCTCTTCCAGAAGCCACCTGCATTGCAAGAGAAGCACACCACTGAGCAAGAGGTGTCCATCTTTGAGAAATCATTGGTCTTGCAGGAGGAGATTGACACTGAAGAGGACTCCCTCTTTGAGGAGCCATTGGCTTTTAAGAAGCAACCTACCACTAAGAAAACCCTCATCTTTAGGCAattatgtttaaagaagaattacaCTATTCAGAGGAAGATTCCCCACTCAATGAGCCCATTAGTATTTCAGAAGACCACCTCTGGAGAGGAGGCACCCATTAAGGAATCATTGTCCTTAAGAAAAAAGCCTACGACTAAGGAGGAGTCCTTCTTCCAGGAGCTATCTGTGTCACAAGGGATGCACACCACTGATGGAGAGGTGACCCTCTTGAAGGAGCCATGGGCATTGCAGGAAGAAAAAGATAGTGAAGATGAATTTCTTATGGAGCAAATTTCCTTTAGGAAGAAGTGTACTACTAAGGAGGCAACCCTCTCCAAGAAGCCATTACCTTTAAAGGAGAAATGTACCACTCACGGGAAGGTGTACCACTTCAAGAAGTCACTAGTATTACAGACGATCACCTCTGAAGAGAAGTCATTTGTTAAGGAGCCATTATCCTTTCAGAAAAAGCCTATCCCTAAGGAGTCCCTTTTCCAAGAGCCATCTGTATTGCAGGAGAAGCACACCACTCAAGAGGAGGAGTCTACCTTAAAGAAGCCCTTGGTGTTGCAAAAGACTCCAACTTTTGGAAAAGAGTCACTCTTAAAGGAGCCTTTGGCTTTCAAGAAGCATACCATTGAGGAGGCAACCTCCACCAAGAAGCCATTACCCTTAAAGGAGAAGTGTACCACTCACGGGAAG GTGTGCCATTTCATGAAGCCACCAGTATTACAGACGGTCACCTCTGAAGAGAAGTCATTCATTAAGGAACCATTATCCTTTAAAAAGGAGCCTACCACTGAGGAGGAGTCCCTTGTCAAGGAACAATTGGCATTGCAAGAAAAGCACACCACTCAGGAGGATGTGGCTGTCTTGAAGAAGCCATGGGCATTTGAGGAGAATATTGATGGTAAAGATGAATTTCTTATGGAGCCAGTGTCCTTTTGGAAGAAACATACCACAAATGTGGCAGACTGTGCCAATGAGccattatctttaaagaaaaaaaagtgtatcacTCAAATAATGGCACCCATCTGCCAAGAACTGTTGGACTTGCAGAATGTAGTTGCAGAAGGTAAAGGTTCCTTCTCTATGGAGTCAGTGTCATTTCAGAAGAAGTCTTCAACTGATGAGGCAGTTCTTACCAAGACaccattatctttaaaaaataagcaaattgcTCAGGGGAAGATGTTCCTTTTAAAGAAGCCGCTGATCACAGAGAAGACTACCCCTGAAAAGGAGTCACTGTCTAAGAAGCtgttgttcttaaaaaaaaagtctacaactGAAGAGGAGTTCCTCTTCCAGGATCCATCTGTACTGAAAGAGAAGCCCACTACTCTGCAGGATGTGTCCCACTCAAAGAAGCCATTGACCTTACAGGAGAAGATCACTACCGAAGAAGAATCTTATATTAAGGAGCCACTGACCTTGGAGGAGAAGCCTACCACTGAGGAGGAATTCCCCTTTCAGGAACCATTTTCACCGCATGTTAAACCTACCAACAATGGTGAAGCCCTCCTCTGTAAGGCTTTGACCTTGGAGAATAAGACTGATACCAAAGAGGGCTCCTTGAAGAAGCTGTTGACTTTGCAGGAGGAAAGCACCACGGAAGAGGAATCCCTTTTCAAGAAACCATTGTTTCTGAAGGAAGAGCTCTCCACTGAAGTGTCAACGAGCACAGAGAGGcaattatctttaaagaaaaagcccACTGCCCAGGGAGAGGTCCTTCTCTTGAAGGAGCAGTTGGCCTTGCAAGAGGACATCACCAGTGAAGAGGAGTCCCTTATTAAGCAGCCACAGGCCTTGCAGGAGAAGCCCAGCATTGAAAAGGAGACCATCCTGAGGGAATCCTTGGACTTGCAGGAAAATCCCAGGAGTAAGGAGACCCTCATCAAGGAGCCATTGGCCTTGCAAGAGAATCTCACTCACAAGGAAGACACCTCTCTCAAAGATTTCTTGATCCTCCAAGTTGAAACCAGCCCACACGTATCTACCACTGCCCCTGAAGCTAGAACAGGCATGCCCAGCACTGTCACCATGTTCAATGTGGGCAAGTTTAGTACCATGAGCAAGTCCAGTGCTTGTGAATCCAGTTCCAGTAAGCTTTTCTCACCTCAGGACAAGAAATCACAGAAGGAG ATGACCCCCCTGGAGGATACTGACAAGGACCACAATGATCCACATTTCAACTCAGTATATGCCAAGGATATCTTCAATTACACGAAGGAGAGAGAG GAAAAGTTcatacttaaaaaatacatgaacaggCAGACTGACATCAACAGTGACATGAGGGCCATTCTTGTGGACTGGTTGGTGGAGGTACAG ATTACATTTGAGATGAGCCACGAGACCCTGTACTTGGCAGTGAAGTTTGTGGATCACTACCTTATGGAGGTAATATGCAAGAAGGACAAGCTACAACTCCTTGGTGCCACTGCTTTTCTGATTGCAGCAAAATTTGAG GAGTCCTGCCCACAGTATGTGGATGACTTCCTGTACATCTGCGAAGATATTTATAAGCGTGATGAGATGCTTGCCATGGAAATCAGCATCCTGCAAACCCTCAAATTTGATGTCAACATTCCCATCGCCTATCATTTTCTGCGCAGATATGCCCGG TGTGTCCATGCCAGCATGAAGACACTGACATTGTCCCGCTTCATCTGTGAGATGACCCTGCAGGAATACGACTATATCGAGGAGAGGGCTTCCAAGCTAGCTGCTGGCTCCTTCCTCCTGGCCCTCTACATGGAGAAACTCGGACACTGG GCTCCTACCCTGGAGTATTACAGTGGCTACAAGACCTCTGATCTTCACCCGTTGGTCAGGCAGCTGAACGCCCTGCTGACTTCGTGTTCTTGCAATAAGCTCAAGACTGTCCATTCCAAGTATTCCCACCA GGTCTTCTTTGAAGTCACCAAAATACCCCCCTTGGACCCATCGAAACTGGAGGAGATTTTGAACTGCTGCTAA